From Nicotiana tabacum cultivar K326 chromosome 15, ASM71507v2, whole genome shotgun sequence, the proteins below share one genomic window:
- the LOC107830571 gene encoding wall-associated receptor kinase 5 yields MVPNLALDLITLMVLICFSLSFSAMLPRIAKTNCNESCGNVSIPFPFGMTQDCYLDPQFLVTCNYSFQPPKPFLGNSTIEIADISLAGQLKVLKFISRDCYHDGVSANNKKPILTLSSLLSVNYTANKFIAVGCDTYAIVQGYYNINDSYITGCMSMCNSIEDVANDGECSGVGCCQTSIPKGAWNVKITLSSYYNYTRVKGRPSDRCSFAFIVEEAAFKFSKNYLSSLQRKKKLPLVLDWVIGRQTCEMAKRNSTTYACKSNNSECYDNSNGYRCFCMQGYDGNPNLVDGCQDIDECVDRKPDYRCAKDAICKNTEGNYTCTCPPNFSGNGTECNRDNPLRKVHDILVIGVTVGVAFLVIIVCGWSYTGFQRKKMLMMKKKFFQENGGLILQQRLTGQEGASNTVKIFTAEELKRATNDFDGDRVIGQGGFGTVYKGYLKDNCIIAIKKSKVINRDQIEQFINEVIVLSQINHRNVVKLLGCCLETEVPLLVYEFINNGTLSEHLHDKVKASTLSLDIRLRVAAETAGVLSYLHSAAYPPIIHRDIKSVNILLDKNYTAKVSDFGASRLVPADQTELSTLVQGTLGYLDPEYLQTSQLTEKSDVYSFGVVLVELLTGRKALCFDRPEEERSLALYFISSVEKGHLFDILDDNIVFDERNTATGQLKKVTMLAERCLNIKGEDRPSMKEVAAELEAASRLKQHSWLQTDQNSEEIESLLQGTEGMGFGYKYSEHNSIHIDSIMSHITLPAPGGR; encoded by the exons ATGGTTCCTAATTTAGCACTTGATCTTATCACATTAATGGTGCTAATTTGCTTTTCACTATCTTTTTCTGCTATGCTACCAAGAATTGCCAAAACTAACTGCAATGAAAGTTGTGGCAATGTCAGCATCCCTTTCCCATTTGGGATGACCCAAGATTGCTATCTAGACCCTCAGTTCCTTGTCACTTGTAATTACTCTTTTCAACCTCCCAAGCCTTTTTTAGGAAATAGCACTATTGAAATCGCAGACATATCTCTAGCTGGGCAACTTAAGGTCTTAAAGTTCATATCCCGAGATTGTTATCATGATGGGGTAAGTGCGAACAACAAGAAGCCAATTTTAACATTATCATCATTGTTATCTGTGAACTACACCGCGAATAAGTTCATCGCAGTTGGCTGTGACACATATGCTATTGTTCAGGGTTATTATAACATCAATGACTCCTACATAACAGGATGCATGTCCATGTGTAATAGTATTGAGGATGTTGCTAATGATGGTGAGTGTTCTGGTGTTGGTTGTTGCCAGACATCCATCCCTAAGGGAGCATGGAACGTCAAGATAACACTAAGCAGCTATTATAATTATACTCGTGTGAAAGGCAGGCCTAGTGATAGATGCAGCTTTGCTTTTATAGTTGAAGAAGCTGCTTTTAAATTTTCTAAGAATTACCTTAGCAGTTTGCAGAGAAAAAAGAAGCTTCCTCTTGTGCTAGATTGGGTAATTGGTAGACAAACATGCGAAATGGCTAAGAGAAACTCGACAACATATGCATGTAAGAGTAACAACAGTGAGTGTTATGATAATTCAAATGGATATCGTTGTTTCTGCATGCAAGGATATGATGGTAATCCAAACTTGGTAGATGGTTGCCAAG ATATTGACGAATGTGTAGATCGAAAACCAGATTATAGGTGTGCCAAAGATGCCATTTGCAAGAATACAGAAGGGAACTATACATGCACGTGCCCTCCAAATTTCAGTGGCAATGGTACTGAATGCAATCGTGACAATCCTCTGAGAAAAGTTCATGATATTCTTGTTATAG GTGTTACAGTAGGAGTTGCTTTTCTGGTTATTATAGTCTGTGGTTGGTCATACACTGGATTCCAAAGGAAAAAGATgttaatgatgaagaagaagtttTTCCAAGAAAACGGTGGATTAATTCTACAGCAACGACTCACAGGGCAAGAGGGAGCAAGTAATACAGTAAAGATTTTCACAGCCGAAGAGCTAAAAAGGGCCACTAATGACTTTGACGGAGATAGAGTTATTGGTCAAGGAGGTTTTGGAACTGTATACAAAGGATATCTGAAAGATAATTGCATCATTGCTATCAAGAAATCTAAGGTAATAAATCGCGATCAGATTGAGCAATTCATAAATGAAGTCATTGTCCTCTCCCAAATCAATCATAGAAATGTGGTTAAGCTCTTAGGTTGTTGCCTAGAGACAGAAGTTCCGCTATTGGTGTATGAATTTATCAACAATGGAACACTTTCTGAACATTTACATGATAAAGTGAAGGCCTCTACTCTTTCTTTGGACATTCGTCTGAGAGTAGCTGCAGAAACCGCTGGAGTACTTTCATACTTGCACTCAGCTGCTTACCCTCCAATCATCCATAGAGATATCAAGTCTGTCAACATTCTTTTAGATAAAAACTACACGGCCAAAGTGTCCGATTTTGGAGCATCCAGGTTGGTTCCTGCTGATCAAACAGAGCTATCTACATTGGTTCAAGGAACTCTAGGATATCTAGATCCTGAATACTTGCAAACAAGTCAATTAACTGAAAAAAGTGATGTATACAGTTTCGGAGTAGTGCTTGTAGAACTCCTAACTGGTAGAAAGGCTCTATGTTTTGATAGACCAGAGGAAGAGAGGAGTCTAGCTCTATATTTCATATCTTCAGTGGAGAAGGGTCATTTGTTCGATATTCTAGACGACAATATAGTCTTTGATGAGAGAAATACAGCCACAGGGCAATTGAAAAAAGTTACTATGCTTGCAGAGAGGTGCTTAAATATTAAAGGGGAAGATAGACCTTCAATGAAGGAAGTCGCAGCAGAACTGGAAGCTGCATCAAGATTGAAGCAGCACTCGTGGCTTCAAACCGATCAAAATTCAGAGGAGATAGAGTCCTTACTGCAGGGTACTGAGGGAATGGGATTCGGCTACAAATACAGTGAACACAACAGTATCCATATTGATAGCATAATGAGCCATATAACTTTACCAGCACCTGGAGGAAGGTGA